A window of the Helicobacter sp. 12S02232-10 genome harbors these coding sequences:
- a CDS encoding toprim domain-containing protein, whose protein sequence is MAIQDLRQNNANQSPPRAFTDLTLLPLHKILLCNGFKLNKNSSSMNNPIVYNQDQKLVICKKEEHYLYFNTDGSNDRGNIINFCRNRGIDIKTLIQNYENGKTDLEDHLIPKYFNSELNNEQTIKKFNAMSSYDKNHNEFFMNRGLYNNLIDEYSNHIKLDNFNDVCFPHYKLTNIPKILNQNSMEETQPKTTINICGYTKRLKFPLYKNADGTPKEKPLKQIHYGIKGLEILKPNEIDPKNIKQIVITESIVDSLSFLQLFPNINPKETMLLGTCGDFHFENGIRPTLEKIMDTLNPNIKIILGFDNDNKGREFSKEFERFILEKTKRFPMVYKSFCKDLNDDLRLSQLTGIKKLDNNNLNDFLEKKLLSYQTSSDTQKRKIILEIFRKVDKYKPLKEDFKDKFNQINKHKAIKEL, encoded by the coding sequence ATGGCTATACAAGATTTAAGACAAAACAATGCAAATCAATCCCCACCAAGAGCTTTTACTGATTTAACTTTACTCCCCTTACATAAAATTCTTTTGTGTAATGGTTTTAAACTCAATAAAAACTCTAGTTCTATGAATAATCCTATCGTTTATAACCAAGACCAAAAGCTTGTGATTTGCAAAAAAGAAGAACACTATCTTTATTTTAATACTGATGGAAGCAACGATCGGGGCAATATCATTAATTTTTGTAGAAATCGTGGCATAGATATTAAAACGCTCATTCAAAACTATGAAAATGGTAAAACCGATTTGGAAGATCATTTGATCCCAAAATATTTTAACTCGGAACTAAACAATGAACAAACCATCAAAAAATTTAATGCTATGTCTTCTTATGATAAAAATCATAATGAATTCTTTATGAATCGTGGGCTATACAATAATTTAATCGATGAATACAGCAATCACATCAAACTTGATAACTTTAATGATGTTTGCTTTCCACATTATAAACTCACAAACATTCCTAAAATCTTAAATCAAAATTCAATGGAAGAAACCCAACCAAAAACAACAATCAATATATGTGGCTATACAAAACGATTGAAATTTCCACTATACAAGAATGCTGATGGAACCCCAAAAGAAAAGCCACTCAAGCAAATCCATTATGGTATAAAAGGCTTAGAAATTTTAAAGCCCAATGAAATTGATCCTAAAAATATCAAACAAATTGTAATTACAGAATCAATTGTAGATTCTCTAAGTTTTTTGCAACTTTTTCCAAACATTAACCCCAAAGAAACAATGTTATTAGGAACTTGTGGAGATTTTCATTTTGAAAATGGAATCAGACCAACCTTAGAAAAAATTATGGACACACTCAATCCTAACATTAAAATCATTTTAGGTTTTGATAATGACAATAAAGGAAGAGAATTCAGCAAGGAGTTTGAAAGATTTATTTTAGAAAAAACAAAACGATTTCCAATGGTTTATAAATCTTTCTGCAAAGACTTAAACGATGATTTAAGACTCTCCCAATTAACAGGAATTAAAAAGCTCGACAATAATAACTTGAATGATTTTTTAGAAAAAAAATTACTCTCCTATCAGACAAGCTCAGACACTCAAAAACGAAAAATTATCTTAGAGATTTTTAGAAAAGTCGATAAATACAAGCCACTTAAAGAGGATTTTAAAGATAAATTCAATCAAATCAATAAGCATAAAGCAATTAAAGAATTATAA